GCTTGCGGTGGATCGTCTGCTGGCGGTAGAGGAAGAACTCCCGGGCCAGCTGCTGGGTGATGGTGGAGCCGCCCTCCAGCTTGCGCCCGCCGAAGACGTGCCAGATGTTCTGCCAGATGGCCCGGACGAAGCCCCGCATGTCCACGCCCTTGTGCTTGAAGAAGCGGGGGTCTTCGGTGGCCAGGATGGCCTGCTTGAGCGTCTCGGGGATTTTATCGTAGGCGATCAAAATGCGCTTCTCGGGACCAATCTCCTTGATGGTGCGGCCATCGTCAGCCAGGATGGCGGTGGTCAGGCTCGGGGTCAGCTTCTCGATCTCCCCCACGTCCGGTAAGCCCTGCTTGATGGCGATGTAGGTGCCCAGAAGGCCTCCCAGAAGGATGGCCGTAGCGAAGACCAAGCCGATCAGCAGGTGACGGAATAGCTTCTTTTTATCGGTCGGGACGATGCGGATCTTCCAGATTTTCTTGGCCGGACTCATGATTTTTCAATCCTCGCGTCGGGATTTAAGGACTACGGGGCCGCGGAGCGTCAGAACTCGAGCCAGAATTTCGTCCCCCAGCTCGCGGCGGCCGCAGCCGGCGTCCAAATGGACGAACCGCCTCCCCTGGAGCCCCCGGAAGATGCGCCTGACGCGCCGCAGGTAGCCGTCGCGCTCAAAAAGCAGATCGCGGGTCTTGCGGCCGCCGATCCGGTCCAACCCCTGGGCCGCCGGTAAGTCGAGAATGAAGACCAGGTCGGGCCGGGGAGCAAAGCGCTCGTTGGCCCGCCGGAGAAATTCCAGATCGAGCCCCTTGGCTCCCTGGTAGGCGATGGTCGAGAAATAGTATCTATCCATGACCACAATCCGGCCGGCGGAGAGCGCCGGGCGGATATTTTTCGTGACGTTTTCGCGCCGGTCCAGCAGAAACAGATTCAGCTCCTGCTTAGGAGTGAGCGACCCGTCGGTCCGAGCCTTGTTGCGGATTTCCCGCCCGTAACGTCCCCGGGTCGGTTCCCGGAACGAAACGGCGTCGAAACCGCGATACCGGAGGCGCCGGATGAGCCCCTTGGCTTGAGTGGATTTTCCAGCCCCGTCGATCCCTTCCAAGACGATCAAAAGGCCTTTTTTCATGTCCCGACCATCTTAGCCTTGGAGGTGGGAAAATGCAACGCGGAGCCCGCTCCGGGCGTTGAAAGCATGTTTGAAAATGACGGTGGACTATGCTATCTTGAATGCTTAGCATCAAGGCAGCAGACAGCCTTCCGCGATCTCACATGGAGGACGCCCGATG
The Candidatus Aminicenantes bacterium genome window above contains:
- the tmk gene encoding dTMP kinase; amino-acid sequence: MKKGLLIVLEGIDGAGKSTQAKGLIRRLRYRGFDAVSFREPTRGRYGREIRNKARTDGSLTPKQELNLFLLDRRENVTKNIRPALSAGRIVVMDRYYFSTIAYQGAKGLDLEFLRRANERFAPRPDLVFILDLPAAQGLDRIGGRKTRDLLFERDGYLRRVRRIFRGLQGRRFVHLDAGCGRRELGDEILARVLTLRGPVVLKSRRED